In Thermococcus stetteri, the DNA window TTTAGGAAACCTTTAGGAAACCTTTCAGCGGGAATTGACTTGGGAGTGAACAATTTAATGGCCGTTTACGTCGAGAATGGAGAAAGCTTCCTCGTGAATGGAAGGCCTTTGAAGTCAATAGCCTTCTACTGGCAAAAGAGAATAGCTGAGTATCAGTCTAAGCTCAATAATTCTGGCTGTAAGAAGAGTAGGAAGCTCTCCAGAATGCACAAGAAGGCCAAACTTCAGGCTAAGCACTACATTAATACGGCGGTAAGACAAACCGTTGAGAAGCTCTATTGTCTCGGTGTTTCAAGGATTGTGGTTGGCTATCCTAAAGGAATTGCCAGAAACTCTGATAAGGGCAGGAAGCAGAATTTCATTCTTTCCCACGTTTGGCGGTTTAATTACGTTATTAAACGTTTAACAGAGGTTGCTGAAGAGTATGGTATTTCCGTTGTTGTCGTTGGTGAGGCTTTCACTTCTCAAACCTGCCCTCTCTGTGGCCAGCGCCACCCTAATGGAAGAATTTTTAGAGGTTTGTTTAAGTGCCACAGGGAGGGCGTTGTCATGAATGCGGATTTAGTTGGTGCTTTTAACATTTTGAAGAAGGCAATAAAAACCATAACCCCGAGCCTCCCCGCTTTAGCGGGGGGTAGGGGTAATTGGCCGGAGACCCGGCCAGAGGGGTCGAAGACCCGTTTTAACTTGGGTCTGAATGGAACCCCTCAAACCTTCCCGTCATTGGCGAGGGGTTAAAACGTTGGAACCCTCGCCCTTCAGGGCGGGGAGGAGGTCAGGAACCTCTCACAGGAACAATATTGAGGCCGTGAAGTGACCCAAACTTTTTTAAATACACTGGCCATTTCAATACCTTGGTGGTGCCTATCGTCCACCGTAACACCTCTTTCGCCCCTTGACCTTCGGGCGTTTCGCCTTTCTGGGTTAGTCCACACTCCGGCACCACCGCGGCTAAGGTTTTTAAAAGACCCTTCTGAGGTTACCCCATCTTCAAAAAACCCAAAAGGTGATGCCTATGCTCCCTAAAACCTACGACCCCAACGAGATCGAGCCCAAGTGGCAGAAGTTCTGGCTCGATGAGAAGATATACAAGTACGAGCTCGACGAAAAGAGGCCGAGCTACGCGATTGATACACCCCCGCCGTTCACGAGTGGGACGCTCCACCTCGGCCACGTCCTCAGCCACACCTGGATCGACATAGTGGCTCGCTACAAGAGAATGACCGGCTACAATGTGCTCTTCCCGCAGGGCTTCGACAACCACGGCCTCCCGACCGAGCTGAAGGTCGAGAAGGAGTTCGGAATAAGCAAGGACCAGCCGGAGAAGTTCCTCCAGAAGTGCATCGAGTGGACCTGGCAGGCCATCGAGGCAATGAGGAACCAGTTCATAAGGATAGGCTACTCCGCCGACTGGGATCTCGAGTACCACACGATGGACGACTGGTACAAAGCGGCAGTGCAGAAGTCCCTCATCGAGTTCTACAAGAAGGGGATGCTCTACCAGGCGGAGCACCCGGTCTACTGGTGCCCGCGCTGTAGGACGAGCTTAGCTAAGGCCGAAGTTGGCTACGTCGAGGAGGAG includes these proteins:
- a CDS encoding RNA-guided endonuclease InsQ/TnpB family protein, which encodes FRKPLGNLSAGIDLGVNNLMAVYVENGESFLVNGRPLKSIAFYWQKRIAEYQSKLNNSGCKKSRKLSRMHKKAKLQAKHYINTAVRQTVEKLYCLGVSRIVVGYPKGIARNSDKGRKQNFILSHVWRFNYVIKRLTEVAEEYGISVVVVGEAFTSQTCPLCGQRHPNGRIFRGLFKCHREGVVMNADLVGAFNILKKAIKTITPSLPALAGGRGNWPETRPEGSKTRFNLGLNGTPQTFPSLARG